TACTTCAAGTTCCTCGGACGCGCGCTGTCCGGCGATTTCGGCGTCTCGACGGGCGTGCAGCCCGGCGACTCGGCGCTCGACATCTTCCTCCAGCGCTTCCCCGCCACGCTCGAGCTGAGCTTCTTCGCCATCGTCATCGCCATCGCCCTCGGCGTCCCGCTGGGGTACATGGCGGCCAAGCGCCGCGGCGGCTGGTTCGACAACCTGAGCGTCGGGGGCTCCCTGCTCGGCGTGGCCGTGCCGGTGTTCTTCCTGGCCTACGTGCTCAAGGACGTGCTGTCCTCCGCGCTGGGCCTGCCCACCGAGGGCCGCCAGGACGCGATCAACGCGACCCGCGTGACCGGGTTCTTCGTCCTCGACGGCGTGATCACCCAGGAGTGGGACGCGGCGCTCAACGCGCTGGAGCACCTGGTCCTGCCCGCCGTCGCGCTGGCGACGATCCCCTTCGCGGTGGTCTTCCGGATCACCCGCGCGGCGGTGCTCGACGTGCTCGACGAGGACTTCGTGCGCACGGCCGAGTCCAAGGGCCTCACCGCCCCGGTGATCCGCACCCGGCACGTGCTGCGCAACGCGATGCTGCCGGTCGTCACCACCATCGGTCTCCAGACCGGCGCGCTGCTGGCGGGCGCGGTGCTCACGGAGAAGGTGTTCTCCTTCGCCGGGGTCGGCCAGGCGTTGGCCATCGGGTTCGAGAGACGCGACTACCCGGTGCTCATGCTGCTGATCATCATGGCCACGATCGTGTACGTGGTGGTCAACCTGCTGGTGGACCTCTCGTACGCGCTCATCGACCCGCGGATCAGGACGAGGTAGCCCGCGATGGTCACTCCGACCCGCAAGAAGGACCGCATCGACAAACTGGCCGAGGCCGGTTCCGATGCCGGTGTCAGCCTGGCCGCGAGCGCGTGGCGGACGCTGCGGCGCAGCCCGGTGTTCCTCACCGGCGCCGGGATCATCAC
This region of Saccharothrix longispora genomic DNA includes:
- a CDS encoding ABC transporter permease encodes the protein MLRYTIRRLIQLVGVVLVLSLLLFAWLRALPGGPVSALLGERATPESREALTKQLGLDQPILIQYFKFLGRALSGDFGVSTGVQPGDSALDIFLQRFPATLELSFFAIVIAIALGVPLGYMAAKRRGGWFDNLSVGGSLLGVAVPVFFLAYVLKDVLSSALGLPTEGRQDAINATRVTGFFVLDGVITQEWDAALNALEHLVLPAVALATIPFAVVFRITRAAVLDVLDEDFVRTAESKGLTAPVIRTRHVLRNAMLPVVTTIGLQTGALLAGAVLTEKVFSFAGVGQALAIGFERRDYPVLMLLIIMATIVYVVVNLLVDLSYALIDPRIRTR